GCTAATTTGCAGGACTTCCCCATCCTCAACATGAATCATGATAGGCAGTGGCGCGTTCAGAACTGCTCGTCGGAAACGTTCTTCACTATGTTGTAACTCAATTTCCGCTTGCTTTCGGTCTGTGATATTCGTTGATGCCATCACGAACCCAACGAGCTCACCGTCTTGCTGAATCGGACCGATACAGGAGGCATACCAATACCCACTTATCAGTCCCTGAACTTCATAGGTAGCCAGTTCGCCAGTTTCAATTACCTTTGCGCAGGCTTCCTTGATGCGTTGATGATGTTCTTCAGGCAGAAAATCAAAAACGCTTTTTCCAACGAAATCTTCAGGTTTTAATTCAAGGGTAGGGGGCAGTCGGTTGACAAATTGAAGGCGATAATCCAGGTCGAGAGTTGAGATAATATCAGGTACACTTTCAACAAGTGACCGCCAGTTCGCTTCAGAATCGCGAACTGCCTGTTGTGCGCGATAGTATTCGGTGATGTCTCGTGAAATGCCGCATGTGCCTATAATCCGTCCATCTCTATCGCGAATCGGCACTTTCGTCGTTGACACCCACGTATCTTGTTCATCGGGCCATGTCTCTTTTTCCTGTTTACCTTCGATCGGTTTCCCGGACTCAATAACGTTTTGCTCGTCTTGGTAGGCTTGTTGCGCGTGTTCACGCGTAAAGAAATCAAAATCCGTTTTATGGACTGCGTCTGTCGGGTTTCTTAAACCGAACTGGTCTGCCAAAGAACGGTTGATTCGGATGAACCGACTCTCCGTGTCTTTAAAGTAGATATGGTCGGGGGTATTTTCCATCAAGGTATGTAATAGATCCCCCTCTTGGACATGTTTTACTGCCAATTGCCGGAAGCGAGTTTCACTCTCTTTTAATTTCGCTTCCAATCGTTTTTGTCGGCTAATATCCGTTGCAACGAGGTAACACAGTTGGTTTCCGGGTGCTTTTGTTACGCGCCACCTTAACCACTTGTAGGACGTATCTTTACACTGAAAGCGGCTTTCAAAGATAATACTGTCGCGTTCGCCCGTTTCAACTTTCTCAACACTGTCGAGCATTTCCTGCTTGTCCTCTGGATGTACAAACGTCCACCACTGCTGATTTTGGAGTTCCAACTCGGTGAATCCAAGTGTATCCTCCCACGCCGGGTTGAGCGGGACGAAGCTGCCGTCAGAACTGATACACCCGAACATATCTGTGGAAATCTCCAGAAGACAGTGAGAATCAATGGATTCTCCTGATAAGATGTGCTTGCGAGTTGTGTCCTTAAGCTTCATATCTGCCTCCCCAAGAGACGAGGTAGGAGTATTTTGCGATTTGCCAGCGGTTATCTTGTCACCAAAACTGCACGATTCGCGAGTTTGACAACAGTCTGTGTAGTGCTTTGAAAAACAAGTTCGTACAACCTACCGTGATGGCTCGCACTCAACGCGATGAGGTCACAATCATTTTCCTCCGCGTTTTCCAAGATATTTGCTACCGTAAAACCACGAGCGGTCAGGAAACCGGTCTGAACGTCATAGTATTTCAAGTATGCTTCCATCTGCTGCTTAATCTGCGTCGCTTCGGGTTGTGTACTTGAAAGTGCGAGTCCAAGGATACCAGCCTTTGTCAATTCTCCAATCTCTGCGACAAGCCCCAAGGCGTGGTCAGAATAGGTATCTCCGTGATGGACAGCGAGAATTTTCCGTAAAAGTGTACACTGTTCGTGTACCACGATAATCGGTCGCGTGATATGCTGCAGGACATCGTCAATTTGGTTCTGAATCAGTTTGAGCCGACGTTTTCTCACATCTTCAGGAAGTCCAACAACAACGAGGTCCGCGGAGTGAGCCTGTTCACATATCATCTGTCGCGGGTTCCCGGCGATAGATTCAACGTGATAATCGAGAAAATCGTAGAGGGAGCATTCTGCTTCTGTTCGGCGGAGAACAGTCGCTGCAACATCAGCATTCCCGCCATGGCTGCTGTCTTGAAAGAAAACACACGATAGATGTGTACCTAAAAGCACCGCCAATTGACCGGCGTACTCAAAGGCATTTTTTTCGTAATCCGTATCGCCGATGGCAACGAGGATATTTTTTATCATAGTTTCCACTGAGACTAAACTCAACCCTTCAGGTTTAGGAGACAGTCTCACCCTCGTGAATAAGACCAAAGTTTTCCTTGAAAAAAGATTAATTTTGGTCTGAAAATGTCGTATAATTTACTATAGTCGGCATCGGTTATAGTTGAAGCTGCGATAGACAGCTCGAACAGTGAGCCAACTACGTAAAAGCTTTAACGCTTGTCTGTCAAAGTTCTTAGAACATCTATCATTTGAGTGTAGAAAAAAACGCGTAATGGCGAATTCCATTTCAGACACTGTTCTGATCGCCCGCGAACACGCTACAATCAAACCTAAACTACGGATGGTGCAGCAAGGCGGCGACAGCCTCATCTTCGTTCTCAAAACTTTTGAAAACGGTGATCAACCGAGCCATGACAATGAGGTTTTTGACATGTTTGTTCACGTTAATCACCGCGATCTTCCCGCCGCGCGGACGAATGTCGGAATAAATCTTCATGAGTGCCCCAAGTCCAGAACTATCCATCCCAGTTACCTCTTTAAAGTCAAACACCAACCTCGGTGGTGAGGTGCTCTCGGCAAGTGTCTCTGCCACAGCTTCCGAGATTTCCCTGATACCTGGGGTGATCATTCTACCGTTGAGTTTAAATATAACGACCCCTTCTCTCTCAGATACGGTAATTGCCATAATCTGCTCCTAAATACTATAGCCAGTTTCGCTTGTAGGCACGTTCTCTCAATTGTGCTGATTAGCCGCCGCTCGATAGCCCGGAAACGGCAGCATCCTCGTCTTCAAAATGTTCAAAGATACTAACCAATCGGCTCCGGACAATCAGGTTTTTGATGTTTTTCCCGACATGGATGACACCAATGCGACCATTCTTTCGCGTTGCAGCGACATGCGCACCCATTAGGGTCCCGAGACCTGAACTGTCCATCATCGTAACGCGCTCGAAATTGATAAGGATACGTGGCTCATCGGAGGCATCTATTTGCGAGGTGATAACGTCCCGTAATTCCGATACTGAAGCACCCATTATTTTACCGTTCGGTTCCAAGATTGCAACGCCATCTTGCTGGCGAATCGTAGTTGCCATGAATTCTCTCCTTCTTGATTTTTTGGAAAACTGAAAGCACCAAGTTATTTTTCTAATTCTACTGCATTTTAAACTATTTGTCAACCTTCAATTTAGGTACTCTCCCCAAATCACGTGAAAAAGGTTCACGCCTTTCAATTTTAAATGGCATTTTAGAGAACAAGTAGCCTTCCGTCCCAACACAAATTATAGGTCACACCCTATTACCTTTACAAGGCAACGAAAGGACACACCCTCGAAACACTAACAGATTTTGTTTGTTTTTATTTTAAAAATTCTGTATAATTGCCGCTAAGTGTTCTATTAGA
This DNA window, taken from Candidatus Poribacteria bacterium, encodes the following:
- a CDS encoding PAS domain S-box protein, which produces MKLKDTTRKHILSGESIDSHCLLEISTDMFGCISSDGSFVPLNPAWEDTLGFTELELQNQQWWTFVHPEDKQEMLDSVEKVETGERDSIIFESRFQCKDTSYKWLRWRVTKAPGNQLCYLVATDISRQKRLEAKLKESETRFRQLAVKHVQEGDLLHTLMENTPDHIYFKDTESRFIRINRSLADQFGLRNPTDAVHKTDFDFFTREHAQQAYQDEQNVIESGKPIEGKQEKETWPDEQDTWVSTTKVPIRDRDGRIIGTCGISRDITEYYRAQQAVRDSEANWRSLVESVPDIISTLDLDYRLQFVNRLPPTLELKPEDFVGKSVFDFLPEEHHQRIKEACAKVIETGELATYEVQGLISGYWYASCIGPIQQDGELVGFVMASTNITDRKQAEIELQHSEERFRRAVLNAPLPIMIHVEDGEVLQISRAWTELTGYTLEDIPTISKWLEQADSEETDEIKAHLARLYRSTERVAEGEYVIITQSGERQVWEFSSSLLGTLPDKRQLGISMALNITERIKTQKAMQHAKETAEYASRAKSDFLANMSHELRTPLNAIIGFAEILRDELVGSINAEQRECINDIHISGQHLLEMINDILDLSKIEAGKMVLQLETFSIVEAVEEVNTIITALAVKKKLDLDLNYNLDCMIEADRVKFKQIFYNLLSNAVKFTPEGGKVATQLRVSETELCAEVVDTGIGISEADQAKLFAPFTQIDTSKSRRYGGTGLGLALTHRLIMLHGGEISVKSQEGKGSSFTLRIPLQQLKGDTDAKSDTEA
- a CDS encoding universal stress protein yields the protein MIKNILVAIGDTDYEKNAFEYAGQLAVLLGTHLSCVFFQDSSHGGNADVAATVLRRTEAECSLYDFLDYHVESIAGNPRQMICEQAHSADLVVVGLPEDVRKRRLKLIQNQIDDVLQHITRPIIVVHEQCTLLRKILAVHHGDTYSDHALGLVAEIGELTKAGILGLALSSTQPEATQIKQQMEAYLKYYDVQTGFLTARGFTVANILENAEENDCDLIALSASHHGRLYELVFQSTTQTVVKLANRAVLVTR
- a CDS encoding STAS domain-containing protein, whose protein sequence is MAITVSEREGVVIFKLNGRMITPGIREISEAVAETLAESTSPPRLVFDFKEVTGMDSSGLGALMKIYSDIRPRGGKIAVINVNKHVKNLIVMARLITVFKSFENEDEAVAALLHHP
- a CDS encoding STAS domain-containing protein, with the protein product MATTIRQQDGVAILEPNGKIMGASVSELRDVITSQIDASDEPRILINFERVTMMDSSGLGTLMGAHVAATRKNGRIGVIHVGKNIKNLIVRSRLVSIFEHFEDEDAAVSGLSSGG